One bacterium genomic window carries:
- a CDS encoding glycosyltransferase family 2 protein, whose product MNDVGVILPALDAARFLGPLIAEIRALHPQFHVLVVDDGSVDGTAQAARDAGAEVAVHPENRGKGAALQTGFAWARDHGWEWAFTMDADGQHLPREMGAFLDAARSGGLDVVVGTRMDHTADMPWIRKATNVFTSRVVSRLAGVRIPDSQNGYRLFRVAALAGLRVTTSRYDYESEILVRLARRGARIGSVPTTTVYGEERSAIHPLRDTVRFFRLVRRLSRTRDEERP is encoded by the coding sequence GTGAACGACGTCGGCGTGATCCTGCCCGCCCTGGACGCGGCGCGCTTCCTGGGGCCGCTGATCGCGGAGATCCGCGCCTTGCACCCGCAGTTCCACGTGCTCGTGGTCGACGACGGCAGCGTCGACGGCACCGCGCAGGCCGCGCGCGACGCCGGCGCCGAGGTCGCCGTCCACCCCGAGAACCGCGGCAAGGGCGCCGCCCTGCAGACCGGCTTCGCCTGGGCCCGCGACCACGGCTGGGAGTGGGCCTTCACCATGGACGCCGACGGACAGCACCTGCCGCGCGAGATGGGGGCCTTCCTCGACGCCGCGCGGTCCGGCGGCCTGGACGTCGTGGTCGGCACGCGCATGGACCACACCGCCGACATGCCGTGGATCCGCAAGGCGACCAACGTGTTCACCAGCCGGGTGGTGAGCCGCCTCGCGGGCGTGCGCATCCCCGACTCGCAGAACGGCTACCGTCTCTTCCGCGTCGCGGCGCTCGCGGGGCTGCGCGTCACGACCAGCCGCTACGATTACGAATCCGAGATCCTGGTGCGCCTGGCGCGGCGCGGCGCCCGCATCGGTTCGGTCCCGACCACCACGGTCTACGGCGAGGAACGCAGCGCCATCCACCCCCTGCGCGACACCGTGCGGTTCTTCCGCCTGGTGCGCCGCCTGAGCCGCACCCGCGACGAGGAGCGTCCATGA
- a CDS encoding NAD(P)H-dependent glycerol-3-phosphate dehydrogenase, with product MKAAVLGTGSWGTGFGRHLASLWSEVVMWGVDPAQVDAIATMHANPDYFPGLVLPPNLTATLDLAAAVAGADAVFVVLPSQAVRAVASRLHACDLRPGCPIVCLSKGLELDTLKRLSTVLEEELCHDAAGGSHPIGVLLGPSHAEEVVLGMPTALVLAGRGDGWHALQGHLAGPTLRVYTNHDLLGVEIAAAFKNVIAIAVGMCDGLGYGDNTRGAVMTRGLKELARLGIALGGRFDTFYGLSGIGDLITTCTSHHSRNRNFGEAVARGDHDPQEILRDAKQVVEGAVMTQAALKLSAKHQIELPITQEVHRVLYSGKTAAQAMQDLMERSLRSELE from the coding sequence GTGAAGGCCGCCGTCCTGGGCACCGGCAGCTGGGGGACGGGATTCGGCCGCCACCTGGCCTCGCTGTGGAGCGAGGTGGTCATGTGGGGCGTCGATCCCGCCCAGGTCGACGCCATCGCGACGATGCACGCCAACCCCGACTACTTCCCCGGCCTGGTGCTGCCGCCGAACCTGACCGCCACCCTGGACCTCGCCGCGGCCGTCGCCGGCGCCGACGCGGTCTTCGTCGTGCTGCCCAGCCAGGCGGTGCGCGCCGTCGCGTCCCGCCTGCACGCCTGCGACCTGCGCCCGGGTTGCCCGATCGTGTGCCTGAGCAAGGGGCTCGAACTCGACACGCTCAAGCGGCTCAGCACCGTCCTGGAAGAGGAGCTGTGCCACGACGCCGCCGGCGGGTCCCACCCGATCGGCGTGCTGCTCGGCCCCAGCCACGCCGAGGAGGTCGTGCTGGGCATGCCCACGGCCCTGGTGCTGGCGGGCCGCGGCGACGGCTGGCACGCCCTGCAGGGCCATCTGGCCGGTCCCACGCTGCGCGTCTACACGAACCACGACCTGCTGGGCGTGGAGATCGCCGCCGCCTTCAAGAACGTGATCGCCATCGCGGTGGGCATGTGCGACGGGCTGGGCTACGGCGACAACACGCGCGGCGCGGTCATGACCCGCGGCCTGAAGGAGCTGGCGCGCCTGGGCATCGCCCTGGGCGGCCGTTTCGATACCTTCTACGGCCTGTCCGGGATCGGCGACCTGATCACCACCTGCACGAGCCACCACTCCCGCAACCGCAACTTCGGCGAAGCGGTGGCCCGCGGCGACCACGACCCGCAGGAGATCCTGCGCGACGCCAAGCAGGTCGTCGAGGGCGCCGTGATGACTCAGGCCGCCTTGAAGTTGAGCGCGAAGCACCAGATAGAACTTCCTATCACACAGGAAGTTCACCGTGTGCTATATTCCGGAAAGACCGCCGCCCAGGCCATGCAGGACCTGATGGAGCGGTCGCTCCGTTCCGAGCTGGAGTGA
- the plsY gene encoding glycerol-3-phosphate 1-O-acyltransferase PlsY, with protein MLLLLSLILAYLLGAVPFSFIVARAVRGIDLRHHGSGNLGATNVFRAVGPRWGVLVFLLDLAKGAGAVLIMSAVAAGWPPDQATPLHLPPDLWRIFAGFVASLGHTLSPFVSWHGGKGVATTCGAFFVLAPYPTLIALSVFFLVLALRRIISLASICAAVVLPFTVAFFEWRSAHFSRTISVFAFLICGWVVFRHRANIRRLRAGTEAAIGAGNDRSKAPAGPRESS; from the coding sequence ATGCTCCTGCTGTTGAGCCTGATCCTGGCCTACCTGCTGGGCGCCGTGCCCTTCAGCTTCATCGTGGCGCGCGCGGTGCGCGGCATCGACCTGCGGCACCACGGCAGCGGCAACCTCGGCGCCACGAACGTGTTCCGCGCCGTGGGACCGCGCTGGGGCGTGCTGGTGTTCCTGCTGGACCTGGCCAAGGGCGCCGGCGCGGTGCTCATCATGTCGGCGGTGGCGGCGGGCTGGCCCCCGGACCAGGCGACGCCGCTCCACCTGCCGCCCGACCTCTGGCGCATCTTCGCCGGCTTCGTCGCCTCGCTCGGCCACACCCTGTCGCCCTTCGTCAGCTGGCACGGCGGCAAGGGCGTGGCCACGACCTGCGGCGCCTTCTTCGTGCTGGCCCCGTACCCCACGCTGATCGCCCTGAGCGTGTTCTTCCTGGTGCTGGCCCTGCGCCGGATCATCTCGCTGGCCAGCATCTGCGCGGCGGTGGTCCTGCCCTTCACCGTCGCCTTCTTCGAGTGGCGCTCCGCGCATTTCTCGCGCACCATCTCCGTCTTCGCCTTCCTGATCTGCGGCTGGGTGGTCTTCCGCCACCGCGCGAACATCCGCCGCCTGCGCGCCGGCACCGAGGCGGCCATCGGCGCCGGGAACGACCGGTCGAAGGCCCCGGCCGGGCCGCGGGAGTCCTCGTGA
- the der gene encoding ribosome biogenesis GTPase Der — MATRTVVIVGRPNVGKSTLFNRVIGERRSVVHETPGVTRDRIAELTDWAGHSFQLLDTGGIIPFGEEVTRFDSLVTEIAHLAIAEADVVIFMVDGSGGLSTWDDSIAVHLRRSGKPVVLTVNKVEKDHQRYGAADFYRLGLGEPHCISALHGLGVGDLLDEVVADFPVGPEPEPCDMKIAILGRPNVGKSSLLNLLVGRNEALVSEIAGTTRDAIHTDLHWHGRTLRLIDTAGLRRKSRVEEAIEVFSNMRTVRALEECDVAVLMVDATEGTVTQDAKIAGLIHDAAKGVVVAFNKWDLVEKDQATHLKVWEEFCREVPFLTYAPWFTLSSLTKQRSGKVLEMVWEVFEQRSLRIDTSELNTFLEGIIHKQPPHFHGGGTGKVYFATQAESSPPAIVLSVNNPKFFDRSYLRFLNNQIREAYGFKGNRIFIKTKRH; from the coding sequence GTGGCGACCAGGACCGTGGTCATTGTCGGCCGCCCGAACGTGGGCAAGTCGACCCTGTTCAACCGCGTCATCGGCGAGCGGCGCTCGGTGGTCCACGAGACGCCCGGGGTCACGCGCGACCGCATCGCCGAGCTGACCGACTGGGCGGGCCATTCCTTCCAGCTGCTGGACACCGGCGGCATCATCCCGTTCGGCGAGGAAGTCACGCGCTTCGACAGCCTGGTCACCGAGATCGCCCACCTCGCGATCGCCGAGGCCGACGTGGTGATCTTCATGGTCGACGGCTCGGGCGGCCTGTCGACCTGGGACGACAGCATCGCCGTGCACCTGCGCCGCAGCGGCAAGCCGGTGGTGCTGACCGTCAACAAGGTCGAGAAGGATCACCAGCGCTACGGCGCCGCGGACTTCTACCGCCTCGGCTTGGGCGAGCCGCACTGCATCAGCGCCCTGCACGGCCTGGGCGTGGGGGACCTGCTGGACGAGGTGGTGGCGGACTTCCCGGTCGGCCCCGAGCCCGAGCCCTGCGACATGAAGATCGCGATCCTCGGCCGCCCGAACGTGGGCAAGTCCAGCCTGCTGAACCTGCTGGTCGGCCGCAACGAGGCGCTGGTCAGCGAGATCGCCGGCACCACGCGCGACGCCATCCACACCGACCTGCACTGGCACGGCCGCACCCTGCGCCTGATCGACACTGCCGGCCTGCGCCGCAAGTCGCGCGTCGAGGAGGCGATCGAGGTCTTCAGCAACATGCGCACCGTGCGCGCGCTCGAGGAGTGCGACGTCGCCGTGCTGATGGTCGACGCCACCGAAGGCACCGTCACCCAGGACGCCAAGATCGCCGGTCTGATCCACGACGCGGCCAAGGGCGTCGTGGTCGCCTTCAACAAGTGGGACCTGGTCGAGAAGGACCAGGCCACGCACCTGAAGGTCTGGGAGGAGTTCTGCCGCGAGGTGCCCTTCCTGACCTACGCGCCCTGGTTCACGCTGTCGTCCCTCACCAAGCAGCGCTCCGGCAAGGTGCTGGAAATGGTGTGGGAGGTGTTCGAGCAGCGCTCCCTGCGCATCGACACCAGCGAGCTGAACACGTTCCTCGAGGGCATCATCCACAAGCAGCCGCCGCACTTCCACGGCGGCGGGACCGGCAAGGTCTACTTCGCGACCCAGGCGGAATCCTCGCCGCCGGCCATCGTGCTGTCGGTGAACAATCCGAAATTCTTCGACCGCAGCTACCTGCGGTTCCTGAACAACCAGATCCGCGAAGCCTACGGGTTCAAGGGCAACCGGATCTTCATCAAGACCAAGCGTCACTGA
- a CDS encoding lysophospholipid acyltransferase family protein, protein MRDPRTPPVPFGYRTSAFWYALGARVAVAAPRDVARWAARRIGDWYAWTHPGVRRTVGHHLALADQARGDGRRTPVQRPFREFSETVADFLRLAGGRGDEIVAEIEVAGLEHLQRCQMEGSGVVFLSAHMGNWEAVGAWGASRGLRVLGVARPHPSPRVDEFFNAARRRFGLEVFPLGGDPRLLAEHLQSGGVVAIVGDRDFTGRGAEAAFLGARTRLPQGWIRLAQQTGAWILPGRHRRLVEDGRHVSRLEFREPWRVAPGEAGAAEAFARGSAFLEELVREDPGAWTVFDPVLQGGRPR, encoded by the coding sequence TTGCGCGATCCGCGGACACCGCCCGTTCCCTTCGGCTACCGCACCAGCGCGTTCTGGTACGCGCTCGGGGCGCGCGTGGCCGTCGCGGCGCCCCGCGACGTCGCCCGCTGGGCGGCGCGGCGGATCGGGGACTGGTACGCGTGGACCCACCCCGGCGTGCGGCGGACCGTCGGGCATCACTTGGCGCTGGCCGACCAGGCCCGCGGCGACGGCCGGCGGACCCCGGTGCAGCGACCCTTCCGCGAGTTCAGCGAGACGGTCGCGGACTTCCTGCGCCTGGCCGGCGGGCGCGGCGACGAGATCGTCGCGGAGATCGAGGTCGCCGGTCTCGAACACCTGCAGCGTTGCCAGATGGAAGGCTCCGGCGTCGTCTTCCTCAGCGCCCACATGGGCAACTGGGAGGCGGTCGGCGCCTGGGGCGCCTCGCGGGGCCTGCGCGTGCTGGGCGTGGCGCGCCCGCACCCGAGCCCGCGCGTGGACGAGTTCTTCAACGCGGCCCGCCGGCGCTTCGGGCTCGAGGTGTTCCCGCTGGGCGGCGACCCGCGCCTGCTCGCCGAGCACCTGCAGAGCGGGGGCGTGGTGGCCATCGTCGGCGATCGGGATTTCACCGGGCGCGGCGCCGAAGCCGCCTTCCTGGGCGCCCGCACCCGGCTGCCGCAGGGCTGGATCCGCCTGGCCCAGCAGACCGGCGCCTGGATCCTGCCGGGCCGCCACCGCCGGCTGGTCGAGGACGGGCGCCACGTCTCGCGGCTGGAATTCCGGGAGCCTTGGCGCGTCGCGCCCGGCGAAGCGGGCGCCGCCGAAGCCTTCGCCCGCGGCTCGGCGTTCCTCGAGGAACTGGTCCGCGAGGATCCCGGCGCCTGGACCGTCTTCGATCCCGTGCTGCAGGGAGGTCGCCCGCGGTGA
- a CDS encoding MerR family transcriptional regulator, whose amino-acid sequence MADLPDKLYYSIREIAEHTGVEPHVLRYWETEFPTLRPKRARSGARTYRRRDVEEIQLIRRLLHEEGYRIEGARKFLRERRQPQETTDTAKPRQDMFAAQDRTARLQGVREGLREVLGLLAAMKEPGAR is encoded by the coding sequence GTGGCCGATCTGCCCGACAAGCTCTACTACTCGATCCGCGAGATCGCCGAGCACACCGGCGTCGAACCGCACGTCCTTCGCTACTGGGAGACCGAGTTCCCCACGCTGCGCCCCAAGCGGGCCCGCTCCGGGGCGCGCACCTACCGGCGCCGCGACGTCGAAGAGATCCAGCTGATCCGCCGCCTCCTGCACGAGGAGGGCTACCGCATCGAGGGCGCGCGCAAGTTCCTGCGCGAACGCCGCCAGCCGCAGGAGACCACCGACACCGCCAAGCCCCGCCAGGACATGTTCGCGGCCCAGGATCGCACCGCCCGCCTGCAGGGCGTGCGCGAGGGGCTGCGGGAAGTGCTGGGCCTGCTGGCCGCCATGAAGGAGCCGGGAGCGCGCTGA